TTCATCTTGTCAACACTTTTTTTCGAGATTTTTTTCGCCGCCTTCCGGACAACCCGTCCGCATCGGCGACAGGAATTAATATATCACGGTCGACATGTTTCGTCAACACTTTTTTTCATGAACACAATCCCGCCTGACCTCGCGGGAAATTCATACACATCCTACGTTCCGCTCCCTTTCTCAATCCCCTTATCTCCCACCTCCTTTCTTTTGTGGATGACCCATTCCACACTGATCCGATCCAACGTTTGGCCCAAAGCCTTTTGCACCGCTTTCCTTGTGCGTGCATTGCAGATCGCCAGTTTATCTGAACTATCTTGGTCGATCACGGGAAACATCGCCAAGACGGCAAAAAGCCGTCGCAATTTCTTTTCTCCGTAACGGTCGATCAAAAATCGGAAGAAATCACGGGATTGTGCATAGAACCGGGCAGCTTCCACATCCGACAGCCGTTCCAGATTGCGCTGTTCCAAATCACGGATCGTCCACCTCGATGACACCGACCCCGTCGAATCTTCATGCTCCTTCAATCCTGGGAGCAAATGGGACTGATAGTAACCGGCCGCTCCCTCCTGTAACCAATATGCCGCATTGTCACTGGTCAATTCACTGATCATGTGATGCGTCATCTCGTGAACAATCCCCATGGCAAACGAGGGTTCCCAGTCGTCCACATTCGACAGACCGACGAACTTGATCGCCTGTCCTGCTTCATGCCAACCGGCCGCCCACATGGGGAGTGACAATTTGACCGATTGTCTGAATACCTCCGGATGGTGATACAACTTCACCTCCACATCGCGTCCGGGTGTCCACCCATATTTGGAACGGAACTGTACCAGTGACCGCTGCACTGTTTCCAACGCCACTGTAGCCTGATCGAGCAACCGTCGGTCGGTATAACGTACGATCACGCCTGTTCCCGTCATGTTCTGAAACGGATAATCTGAATCACGCCATCCTTGATCTGTCCGTTGAAACAAGAGAGGAAACTTGACGGCATATCGGGTGCCTTTCCTTCGATAAGACTGCTCCACCCAGGCCAATACTTGATACGGACGGTACGGAATGACCGAAAGGACATCTAGTCGGTATGAACCGCGATCGACGTAACGGATTGCGTCTTGGAACCAACGTTTCTGTTCTTGCATGTAGACCGGACGATCCGGGTGAAGTACACGCCGAAAAGAGACCCAATCCCGTCTGTTCACCGCCTGCGCTTTCTCGTGTGCCAGTTGAATGATCTGTTGGGTAACCGGGGGACAAGGTGCGGCTGACACCGTCCCTTGCCAAAGCAACAACCCTACCAACCATCCAGTAGCTATCAACCCACATCTCCGCATGATCCGCCGTCGTTTCACCCATCATCCACCCTCTCCGGTTTCTTCATCTTATAATGTGAAGCAAATGAACGGACATCATACGGAGAAATGAGAGGCAAAAAAAACGGAGCCCAGATCAGGCTCCGTCGTTATTCTGTCACTCCCACTCAATTGTCGACGGGGGTTTGGAGGTGATATCGTAGACGACACGGTTGACACCGTCCACTTCATTGACGATCCGGTTGGCGATGCGTTCCAACACGTCGTACGGAATCCGTGCCCAATCCGCCGTCATCCCGTCAACGGAGGTGACGGCTCGAATACCAACCGTGTACGCATAAGTGCGAGCATCCCCCATGACACCCACACTGCGGAAATCAGGAAGTGTGGTAAAGTACTGCCAGATCTCCCGATCCAGACCGGCACGCTGGATTTCCTCACGCAAAATGGCATCCGACTCCCGCACGATCGTCAGCTTCTCCTCCGTCACTTCACCGATCACGCGAATGCCCAACCCCGGACCCGGGAAGGGTTGCCGCCACACAATCTCTTTGGGCAGTCCGAGCTCTTCGCCCACTTTCCGCACTTCATCCTTGAACAGGGTGTTCAGGGGCTCGATCAACTCCATCCGCATGTCCTCCGGCAGACCGCCCACGTTGTGGTGGGATTTGATCGTCTGCGCCGTGGCAGTACCGGACTCGATGATATCAGTATACAGTGTACCCTGCCCGAGGAAATGATGTTCCCCCAGCTTGTCGGATTCTTCCTCAAACACGCGGATGAATTCGTTGCCGATGATTTTCCGTTTTTGCTCGGGATCGGTCACACCTTTCAGTTTTTGCAAGAACCGCTCCCGTGCGTCCACTTTGACCACGTTCATATGGAAATGGTCGGCGAACGTGCGCATCACGCTCTCCGCTTCC
The DNA window shown above is from Polycladomyces subterraneus and carries:
- a CDS encoding peptidase MA family metallohydrolase, which translates into the protein MKRRRIMRRCGLIATGWLVGLLLWQGTVSAAPCPPVTQQIIQLAHEKAQAVNRRDWVSFRRVLHPDRPVYMQEQKRWFQDAIRYVDRGSYRLDVLSVIPYRPYQVLAWVEQSYRRKGTRYAVKFPLLFQRTDQGWRDSDYPFQNMTGTGVIVRYTDRRLLDQATVALETVQRSLVQFRSKYGWTPGRDVEVKLYHHPEVFRQSVKLSLPMWAAGWHEAGQAIKFVGLSNVDDWEPSFAMGIVHEMTHHMISELTSDNAAYWLQEGAAGYYQSHLLPGLKEHEDSTGSVSSRWTIRDLEQRNLERLSDVEAARFYAQSRDFFRFLIDRYGEKKLRRLFAVLAMFPVIDQDSSDKLAICNARTRKAVQKALGQTLDRISVEWVIHKRKEVGDKGIEKGSGT